The region GGTGGCTAACAAGGTCACTTCACAAAAAACGGTTTTAGATTTTTTGACCACCAAGCGTGAATGGATTGAAAAGAACTTTATCAAGTTCGACGCCATGGCCGAGCTTTATCCTAAAAAAACCATTCAAGCCGGTGAAAAGTTTCCGTTTCTAGGTAAAGACCGCGAATTGAAAGTGGTAATTACTCTGGGAATAAAATCTTTTGTATCACTCAGTGATGACAATATCTTTTTGCATATTCCTAAAGCGCAATGGGATGCAAACACGTCTCTTGAACATCATCCAAAAGCTTTGGCGGAATTCAGACTGTTTTACAAGCGTGAGGCGATTAAATTTATATCTCAAAAAGTGCAGCATTGGGCTGAAGTAATGAAGCTGTACCCTTCACAGTTAAAGTTTCGGGAACAGAAAACCCGCTGGGGCAGTTGCTCTTCCAGAAAGGTGATCAATTTAAATTGGCGCCTGATTGTATTCAGTGAAGAGATCATAGATTACGTGATCATTCATGAGCTATCGCATTTGCGACACATGGATCACTCCGCCAAGTTTTGGGGAGTGGTTGAGCAATATGTTCCGGATTATGCAAGGATTGTGAAGACATTAAAGTCTTCACAAAACACGACGGATTTTTTATCAGAGCGAAATTAGACCAAAGCGTTCTTGCTTTTTCTCATCCATTTTAAAGCGATCAAAGTGCCGCAGTAACCGACACACGCCCCAAAGATCACG is a window of Bdellovibrio sp. SKB1291214 DNA encoding:
- a CDS encoding M48 family metallopeptidase, with the translated sequence MSGSVELFDFANWAVELHRKPFRRSLSIYLYPNRPIKVVANKVTSQKTVLDFLTTKREWIEKNFIKFDAMAELYPKKTIQAGEKFPFLGKDRELKVVITLGIKSFVSLSDDNIFLHIPKAQWDANTSLEHHPKALAEFRLFYKREAIKFISQKVQHWAEVMKLYPSQLKFREQKTRWGSCSSRKVINLNWRLIVFSEEIIDYVIIHELSHLRHMDHSAKFWGVVEQYVPDYARIVKTLKSSQNTTDFLSERN